The Longimicrobiales bacterium nucleotide sequence GACGTCGTCCGGTACGGTACTTCGCGCCAAGCCAAACCGCTCCCTGCCCGCGCGTCGGAGTTCGGGGCTGAATGCCTCTACTGAGACGACGTAGGCTCCAACCGGAACGGTGACGGAGAGAACGCCAGAATCGCTCCCAATATCCCTGACGTTTCGGGGACGCCCGCCATCCACCGGGATCAGATAGAGCCCCGCGCGCTGGGGCTGCCCCGCTTGATCCCCTGCTTCGAGCCACGGGATGGCATGCCGATGCTCTGCGTGCCGGGTCGTGTCTTCCGGCAGGAAGTAGGAAGACACGACGACCATTTCTGGGCCCCGCGGAAAAATCGCGACCTGCCCGTTCATGGGGAGCATGACGGGTGCATATGCAGGAGCGTAGAGACTCCGAGGCCTGGATCGATCTGGGCGGAGGTCTTCGGACGAAGCGAGTCCTGGCTCCCTGAGCGCCCCGGCCGACGGCATAAAATCACGGCCCTCCGGGTGCTTGTGCCCGATGACATTATCGAGAGAAGCGAAGTTCCCCCGCGGAGAGCGCTCCCAACCGATCTCCCATCCATGCCGAATTGTCAGCTCCTCCATATCCCTCCCCCACGCGATATGGAAAGGATTTCGGGCTCGTTCCCGGAGGGTGGAGACCGTCCATCGAGCGTAGTGGGCTGTCAGGCGGTCATTCCCGTCCACCAGGTAAAGAGGATCCGCCAGGCGCCACATGCGACCTAAGACCCCATCGATCGAATCCGGGGCGACCTCAGCAATGTCTCCTAGATCGGAAAGGAGGCCACTGCTTTCAGAGTCCACTGCCCTCCGAGGAAGTCGCCATTCGAGAGCCTGTCCCGGCTCCATTTGTCGGAGAGCGCGGGCGAAAGCAGACTCCGCTTCTGGAATGCGCTGAAGCCCATGCAGTGCGAATCCCTCGAGTGCGGCACACCACCAAGGCTGGGCACCACCACACTCGGAAGCCGCGTGCAGAGCCTTATCCCACTGCCCCCCTTCCGACAGATACCAGACGCGCTGCCCGAGCACCCAATCGTCGCCGGGAAGTCCCGCCTGAATCGAGTCGAGCGTCGCGAGGAGATCGGCTCTGAGCTCTCGGATCTGGGGAGATTCTGGGGTGGGATACCAGTCCCCCTCTTCGTACCACGAACAGAAACGGCCCACATGCTCGTCGCACACCGATCCGAACGTCTCGATGGTGGCGGGCAAATGCCGGGTACGACTCCGCTCGAATCGCGCCTGCGCAGCCCTGGCCTGGCTTCTGAGGTCCGATGAGTCCGCTACCAGGATGGTGGTGTCGCGCGCACCTGTCGCGACTTGGCCCATGGGTGCGGCTGGAAGCCCCAACGCGATTAGCGCGCCTGCGAAAAGCGGACCGTTCATTCGGTACGAGAAGCGTCGCCGCCCCCTCTCTGAGTCCTACCATTGGCCCGGATGGATTCGAACCATCATCGCCGCTGCCAAAGAGCGGTGTCCTGCCATTGGACGACGGGCCAGCGCGCCAATCCTACCCGCTGTGGGGGGGCGGATTCAAGTCCCTACAGTTACTCCATGACGGAAGGCACCGTCATCAGCGTACTCGTCTTGACCAACAGCCAGCCGTCGGCGGCGTCCGCGGTCACTTCTGCCTCGACCGGAACCCCGGCCGCCGGATCGAGCGCGAAGCAAGCGCCTCCACTCCCAGACAGCATCACGAGGGCATGACGTTCCGCCGCGAGCCGATCCAGAGCTCGTCGAACCTCGGTGTGAAGCCCGGACACCACCACCTCGAAATCGTTCTTCGCCCGGACGATCACCTCGGCCCACGAATCCGCATGATTCGTATCCATCTGTGAGTCCCCTTCGGGGACCGGCCCTCTTCCCAGTGCTTCGTACGCGGGCCCAGTCGCTACGTGCGTGGGGGGCACGAGCAGAGTGACCGCACATGCCGGGAGCGGCGCAAGCGACCTTAGTGCATCGCCCCTTCCAAAAGCTCGTGCGCGCGGGCTGTTCGTAAGAAAAAACGGGACGTCAGATCCGAGATGCGCACCAATTTCCATCAGCGTCTTAATGCTCAGCGGATGACCCGTGAGATGATTGAGAAGACGGAGAACGGCGGATGCGTCAGAGGACCCGCCGCCGAGGCCAGCCCCGGCCGGGATGTGCTTCTCCAGTCGCACTCGTATCCCACTGCTGAGTCCAGCCACTTCCGCGAATTCCACAGCCGCACGGTGCGCCAAGTTTTCATCGAGAGGCCCGAGATCCGGCCCGTCAACGTCCAACGTGATCCCGATTCCCTCCAGGGAAACACTGACCCGGTCGCCGAAGTTCACCGACTGGAACTCAGTCCGTATCTCATGGAAGCCGTCCGCCCGGCGCCCGAGTACCTGCAGAAGAAGGTTGACCTTTGCGGGCGCGAGCAGGGAAGCACTTCGTATCACTCGTCCCCTCCACCTAGAATTTCTGTCGCGTGGGGACCCTCGAGTTCAACGACATCCTGAACCCGTTCTTCCGCAGCACCCATGTCGCCGAACGACATACCGATGGACCACGCGTAGTACAGTCCGATTGCTG carries:
- the ispE gene encoding 4-(cytidine 5'-diphospho)-2-C-methyl-D-erythritol kinase; translated protein: MIRSASLLAPAKVNLLLQVLGRRADGFHEIRTEFQSVNFGDRVSVSLEGIGITLDVDGPDLGPLDENLAHRAAVEFAEVAGLSSGIRVRLEKHIPAGAGLGGGSSDASAVLRLLNHLTGHPLSIKTLMEIGAHLGSDVPFFLTNSPRARAFGRGDALRSLAPLPACAVTLLVPPTHVATGPAYEALGRGPVPEGDSQMDTNHADSWAEVIVRAKNDFEVVVSGLHTEVRRALDRLAAERHALVMLSGSGGACFALDPAAGVPVEAEVTADAADGWLLVKTSTLMTVPSVME